A portion of the Pseudomonas synxantha BG33R genome contains these proteins:
- a CDS encoding DUF2288 domain-containing protein, which translates to MTQEPSTLYAKLLGETAEISWKELEPFFAKGALLWVDAALDLIEAAEGMAEDNRDKVAAWLASGSLGEVSATRALDLVERDPSLWAVVVSPWILIQERAPL; encoded by the coding sequence ATGACGCAAGAACCTAGCACCCTCTATGCCAAGCTGCTCGGTGAAACCGCTGAAATTTCCTGGAAGGAGCTAGAGCCGTTCTTTGCCAAGGGCGCCCTATTGTGGGTCGACGCTGCCCTGGATTTGATCGAGGCGGCCGAGGGAATGGCCGAAGACAACCGTGACAAAGTCGCTGCCTGGCTGGCTTCAGGGAGCCTTGGCGAAGTGTCTGCGACGCGGGCGTTGGACCTTGTTGAGCGTGATCCGAGCCTGTGGGCGGTGGTGGTTTCGCCGTGGATACTGATCCAGGAAAGGGCGCCGTTATGA